In the Gammaproteobacteria bacterium genome, ATATTTTTCAACACTTCATTATTCCAAAATCGAATAACTCTAAATCCTTTTTTACGTAAAAAATTGGTACGTTCTTCATCGTAATCTTCATTTTCAGAATGCTGCCCGCCATCAACTTCAATAATAAGGTCTGAAGAAAAGCATACAAAATCAACGATATATTTTTCAATTGGAGCTTGCCGTCGAAACTTATAATTAAAAAATCGACCTGCGCGTAGGTTATACCATAGTATTTTTTCAGAAGGCGTCATTTGAGAGCGTAAGGTTTTTGCGTGAATTAATAGTTGGGTTGTTTTCATGATATAAAAAACCATTTTGAGATTTTTGAGACACCCCTCTCCCGAGGTAATTACACCTCGACCTCTCCCGCAATGGGAGAGGTGAAGAGAAGAGCACCAATTTTTAAATGAAAAACTAAGGATGGGTAAATTTTATCAATTTCTCAGCGTGAATCATTTTCCCGATGAGAGGAAAACGATATGCTTTTTATTGTTTTGAATTTTTGAAATCAGGAATTGGTGGAGGCGGCGGGAGTTGAACCCGCGTCCGCAAACTCTACGCCTTTGCTTCTACATGCTTAGTC is a window encoding:
- a CDS encoding endonuclease domain-containing protein produces the protein MKTTQLLIHAKTLRSQMTPSEKILWYNLRAGRFFNYKFRRQAPIEKYIVDFVCFSSDLIIEVDGGQHSENEDYDEERTNFLRKKGFRVIRFWNNEVLKNIDIVLEAILKTLLEYPSPSVSTPRPLPQGAR